From the genome of Monomorium pharaonis isolate MP-MQ-018 chromosome 1, ASM1337386v2, whole genome shotgun sequence:
TGATTTTCGTGTTCCGGGATCTCGTGATTCGGGCCTCGCCAAGGACAACCGATTCTACTATATTTGCAACTAGATATCCTGTACAAGTAATTAGATATTGATTATGTGAGTAACGTATATAAGATACATTGTACAATAAGGAGAGAACATGTGTAGGAAACACGTAGGGACATATTCATTCTTAATCtgcgatattaaattttgggGAAATTTAGGGAAATTATGTTTGTGTGCACATAAGTAATTGCCTTCTACTATTACGTATTTGCATAGTCCACCTGTAACTGCATTGTAAAGAAATCAGTCGCACATTAGTTAGAAATATCGATGCACATTAGATAGAGGTTTCTCAATAAGCAATTCCCTCGGACGCATAATAaggtttataaattttattttacctttCCTCGCACATAGCCTCCTCATGGTGTTCTAAGGAATTTCGCGGAAACTCCTTTGCGCAATATTGACATTCGGCGGGTAACTCGGACACGGCTTTTTCAACCGCCAAATTTCGTGACGCGGTGGTTTTGCTGATTTCGATTCTGCAGTTGGGACATGTTGCCATCTCGTCCCGCAGCCTGGCATCTGCGAGGACATGAGTGAAGCAACCAGCACACATCAAGTGTCCATTAGCACACTGTGAACATCATTGCAGCATGTATTATTAACGTTCTTGGGTTCTGTTAAACTttcttttacacacacacacacacacacacacacacacacatatattttatatatatatatatatatatatatatatatataaaatatatatatgcaagaaGGCTAAACACCTCGTTTTCGTATGTTTATAAATGAATGCATCATCtctctaaattacaaattttaacgaCTCTTCGtgaaaaacacaatttttacatattcaatattattgattcaattaacaagtttcttttttgttcattCGATGTTTCGTTACGCATAGCGTTCATTCTCTGGCTCTTATGTACACACTACAAAACCCCCAGAATCAATCCAAATAGAaccaaaaaattaatgtcatGTATATTACCATCACTTTGATGTTTAAACCTGAAACACAAAATCGTATAGATACTCATTAATCACAAATGTACTTATTGagtatgtttaaattattgcaagtATTCTCGAAGGAATTAGATACTTTTAACCGATTATATCGATGACAGAAGGGAAGAAACAAGGATGATGACAACGTGGGATAAGTGAAAAAGGGTATTTTATGCGAAATAACTAACTAATAAcctttaagaatatttatttttgttttcttgcaCTATACAGTTTGTACAGATCTTTCTTCATTTCTGTATTCGCTTTCTCTCCCTCACTCTCACTCTCTCGCCATTGACTATAACTGATGGGCATCAGTATCGCATTAATCTAACATTAAGTCTTTGTATTCTCATTATATTCTCCGAATATGTCCCTGCCACTCGATATTTTCTTACAGTAAACATAGCATTTCTCTCGTAAAatccaaaatattattatatattatatactaaacaGCTACAGATATCTAGAATCTTAAGTACTTCATACTATTTTATCTAACCGATTTAATTAGAGATACTAGCAAACACGGGGCTTGCAATCCCCCGCTATTCCAACCCCCCCGCTATGTGAAAATCACAGAAACAAATAtcattctttataataatgcgATGGGTTCtgcataaaagaaaagagggtGTGCGAGGACGtttgtaaaaatgtacaaaactgaaagaataataatacaatggACGTAAAGTCATATCACAAATGAAAGCGTCTATGTCTGCGTGTCTGCACAGGGGACTTTTTACACTACGAATTTAACGCACATGTCCGTTTAACATTAAGAATATCAAAATAAGTGTAATACAGCTTCTCTCGTACTGCAATAGTTACAATAGTTATCATAAATTCCTTCTCACGCCGCCTCTCTCGCGTATCAGTATTCTAAGGAAAAGTATAtcgaaatgaaaaattagCTTCTCTGGGGAACATCTACAAACAGTTTTCaccgtatatatatatatctctctctctctttctctcaacGTTCTAAGCGGATATGAGCTGCATGCATACACACAACAAATCAGGAGAATGCTGCTTACAGCAGCATTCTCTCTAAGGTATCTGCTCAGAAACTTTCAAACTTATTCAAACTTTCAAACATATATCTCTCCAGTTTAATtgaaatactatatatatttctcaattTAAACTGAAATTTAAACGAACGCGCAATTTcttgtaacttttatatagtatatgtCAAGAAAGAGTATTCTctcttaaataaatgaaatatttgatcTCTCAAGACAAGGATATGTGTACACGTGTCTTACAGTTTTAATATATCAAGTCGATCCATgaatattgtaaaagaaaaaactataTTTCCTTATTTGTCGTATGGATTCATCACAGAGACTCACTGATAGACATATATCAGTGGCACGTTATTTTCTCtaatgtaatgaaaaaaaatataaagtcacCTACCTGCGGAAAACTTAATATGTCTTGCCTTGTCTCAATGGACAAATGCATTCATTATTCAACCTGTATATAAAGCtcagtttataaaaaacaggGGACTGAGTGATTACATTGCTATTGTATTTTCGGTTTTTtgaagtataatattatttaacatcatTGACACTAgacagaaataaagaaagggAAAAGGTTCTAGTTAGTGGTCACGATTTGAACTGTCAATAACACAAATAGAaggaaacaaaatatatacaactaCTTTTACGTTAGTTTCACACTTGGCTCGCAAACAACTTGTTATCAAagcgaaagaaaaaaggaaaagcaaacaaaaaagatggaaacggagagagagagagaaaaagaacttTTAGCAGAGGGATAAAATGTGTTTGAAGGAAGGACAAGGGGGTAGCGATAGAGCTAGGGCGACGAGAAATTTTGCTTCTGCATTAAGCGTAGACAAACTTTCTCCCAGAACAGCACGTTTCCACGTAAGAGATTCTGCAGCCTCTAATCAGACTCGGTCGCATCCCACGAACGGAACGTCTGTCGAAAGACAGGAGGGGGGGAAGGGTGTCTTCGTATACCTGGCGAATACCTCGCGAAAAATATCATTACAACAAATTGACGACCAGGGACTCGTTTTGATTTTCAACGAGATTTGCGCACCGCCGTTCTAAAAATTGACTTCGGAGCGAACGGGTCGATGGACTGCCGCGGCAGACAtagggagaggagagggggagggagaaggaggaggggaAGGTGGGATGGTATTGTCTGCCGCGACTCGGCTCGCCGGACGTCGTGAATTTTGAGAGCGGACGGGGCaggttttcattatttatcttGCGATAACGCGGGGCTGCTTGTTGCTCGCTACGCCAGGCCTCCCGCGGAAGAAGGAGAAGGGTAGGTGGGAGTGCGAGGGAGAAGGTCGACCGACCTACCTGATAGACGGCCGCGCGAGGCAGATCGAGGCATACTGCGCAGCAGAGGATGCCGCCCAGGCGGTGTTCCAACTTCTGCTCGGTTTTCGCGGCGTCCTCGGGCCGCGTTGTCCTGCGCCGCTTCTTGTCGGGCTCGTGGAAGTCCTCGGGCTTGTCGTGCTCCTCGCGCAACGGTGCCACGACGGCGGGGGCCGCCGCCGTGGCGGCTACCTGCTCCGCGACGCCGCTCGACGATGCAGGCTCGTTGCTCGGGTCCGCCATGTTGCTTGTTTTGGAGTTTTCCCCTGAGCGAACGCGAGAAATGCGCAGATGTAAAGAGACGCCGTTCttccacctctctctctctctctctctctctctctctctctctctctcgcgcgcgcgcgcgcgcgcgctctctcactcactcactcgccGTCGTTCGCCCTGACCTGACGTAATGCAACGCGCGCACTAGCGTTCCCCTCGCGGTTCTCCGCCTTCGCTCGTTCTTTCCTCCCTTCTGgccctttttttctctcaccCTTTTCGGACCGCCCGGAACTCTAGCACGCCGAGCCGGATGCTGGCCTGGCCCTGCTGTTGTGCGCCGGAAGCTAACAATTTTCGGGGTTACTCTGGCGTAAGTGCGAGTAACCTCGTAACATACAAACACTTGGCATACGTGCagatgtatatgtatgtatatagca
Proteins encoded in this window:
- the LOC105838164 gene encoding cysteine and histidine-rich protein 1 homolog isoform X1, with amino-acid sequence MADPSNEPASSSGVAEQVAATAAAPAVVAPLREEHDKPEDFHEPDKKRRRTTRPEDAAKTEQKLEHRLGGILCCAVCLDLPRAAVYQCANGHLMCAGCFTHVLADARLRDEMATCPNCRIEISKTTASRNLAVEKAVSELPAECQYCAKEFPRNSLEHHEEAMCEERISSCKYSRIGCPWRGPNHEIPEHENHCVHPHRTGADVMEALREIDARTLEERRLYDNVFDLLSYEKITFNDLQMKPYRTDEFIHKLFYETSRFGAFNNQWVVKARINSNQRDPTQSSERDITYQLILKTKTTYPLPVYYLILKGPFGDMKVHPRIHRFEFTEQENESPYFTLPLPDTAECNRLLAAKAISFRLIMFLASK